ATGTACAGACACGATTCAACCCTGCCACAGGGGACATGGCTCCTTATTATCGCATCAAGGAGTCATATCGTGATGTGCAGGGTCATGTACATTCGCTAATTCTGTTGAATATCGGGTTCGAACCTTCACTTACTGCTGTACAGGTTCGAAAAATTGCATACGCTCTTACCGAACGCTTCAAAAATAGAAGTACACCCTCGCTTTTCAAAGAACATCTTGACGGTCTTACTCCTATTGAACAGGCAAAGGCTGACGAATGGTGGATCCGTATGGAGAAAGAAGGTGGAATCGATCGGTTTAATAAGGAAGAGCAGAAGTCGCTGAGAAAATATGAGAACTATATTGACCTTGAGACGGCAAACTATACTGACGCAAGGAATGTTGGTGCAGAGTGGCTCTGCAAGCAGACAATAGACAAGCTACAATTAGAGGGTTTTCTGCGCAAAAACGGGTGGACGGAGAATGCGATACACACGGCTTTGTCAGCATTGATTGTTCGCACGGTATATGCAGTTTCTGAACGTTCATCTTATTATTATTTGCGCGATAACTCGGCTGCCGCTGAACTTTATAGTGGAGTTCCTGGCTGGACACCAGGAATCAATTCTCTGTATAAAATCACTGATAAATTATATGAACTAAAGGAACAGTTAGAGCATCATCTGTGCAGCATTACTGACGCTCTCTTTAATATAGACAACAAGTTGATGCTCTTCGACTTAACCAACTTCTATTTCGAGGGCAGCAAGCGTAACAGCAACAAGGCCAAGTTCGGTCGTTCAAAAGAAAAACGCTCTGACTGTAAGCTACTTGTACTTGCATTATGTATCAATAAAGAAGGTTTTATACGTTATTCTTCTATCTTAGAGGGTAATACAGCAGATCCCAAGTCTCTACCCAATATGATTGATACGCTGGCAAAGAGGAATCCATCAAGAACAAAGGATACGCTCGTTGTCATGGATGCAGGTGTTGCCACGGAAGAGAACTTGGAGTTAATAAAGAAAAAGGGTTACAATTATCTCTGCGTATCCCGTACGAAAATGAAGGACTATACGCTCAGTGATGATAACAAGAGCGTTACAGTAATGGATGCCCGTCGACAGAAGATAACGCTGAAAGAGGTTAAGACAGAGGATGATGAGGATTATTATCTCGAAATAACATCTCCTTCGAAAGCTATGACAGAGTCGTCCATGAACAGGGTTTGGAGAGAGCGTTTTGAGATGGAACTGCAGAGGATAAACGAAGGAATCTCCAAGAAAGGTGGAACAAAAACCTATGAAAAGGTTGTTGAACGTACAGGACGTGCCATACAGAAGTACCTCCTCCGCAGCAATGTCAGGACACTTTCTGAACGTGTAACATGGGAATACTACAATCTCATTCGTGAGATAGAATGTACGAACAGACAACTAAAGAATGATCTCAACCTCCGTCCAATCTATCATCAGAAAGATGAGCGAAGCGACGCACACCTTTTCTTCGGTTTATTAGCCTACTGGGTGGTAAACACTATCCGTTGTCAATTAAAACGAGAAGGAGAATCCTGTTACTGGACCGAGATAGTACGACGTATGAGCATCCAAAAGCTCGTCACCACAAAAGGGAAGAATCCATTAGGTGAAACCATCGAGATGCGCCAATGTAGTAGTCCTTCGAAGCAAGCAAAACAGATATACGATAAGTTGAACTTAAAACACTCACCATTCAAAAAGAATAAAATTTGTAGGACACAGAGCCCATAAGAAAAATGAGGAAAGTACGGTGACAGTAACAATTAGGCGAAGGTGGGTATTAAACTTGGGTTAAGGCTTTTGTCAACTACTATCTTTATTTTCTTTTGATGTTTCTTCTTATTATGTTGAAACCAATCAATTGAAGAATAAGTAACTATTTTGAGCGGTGAGCTACATGTTGGTATGTGCTCACCGTTCTTATGATTAAGGTTAGTAGTGATAAGTATCCTTTTAAGTTAAACTGCCTGTTAAAGACTAAACTGATTTTGTTTTATAGTTGAGTAGCTTGTCTATCTTTGTATTAAAGGTATAGAGGGCTATGTTAAGTTACATAAATAGACCAGCAATATAGAATTATGGTATAGTGTATATATTTATAGCGCTTATGTAAATAACAATTATTTGAAAATACGGATGCTATTTTGTACCTTTGTAACTAATCCTAATTATTATAGCATGTTAAAATCACGATAGGATAAAACAGAATGAAGCAAATCAATAAAACGAAAATGAAACGTACCTTTGTAACTAAGATGGTAAAGCCAATAGAAGAGAATTCTCTTTTCTTTATGTTTATGCTGTTGGTTGGTGCCTTTACGAATGTGAGTCATCGTAATGTTTTTGGTTATATAGAATTGATTGCAGATGTATATATTATTTGTTTTTTACTGAGTTTTTGTCAACGAACAATACGTCAAGGGTTGGTGATTTTGTTGAGTAGTATTATTTATGTGGTAGCCATAATAGATACTTGTTGTAAGACACTCTTTGATACTCCAATTACACCGACAATGCTTCTTTTAGCACAAGAGACTACAGGCAGAGAGGCAACAGAGTTTTTCTTGCAATATCTTAATCTAAAACTTTTCTTTTCTGCAGCTGATATTATTCTTTTTCTTGCACTCTGTCATATTGTTATGGCGGTAAAGAAGATGAAGTTTCCAACCTCTTATCTCAAACAACCTTTTGTTACCTTTGTTTTAATGTTTACAATCTTTGTAGGAATAGCTTTAAGTATTTATGATAAGGTTCAGCTTTATACTGTTAAGAATCTTTCAGGACTTGAGGTTGCTGTTACTAATGGGTTTGCACATCTTTATCATCCAGTCGAACGTATTGTTTATGGACTTTATTCAAACCACTTGATAGCAAAACAGGTTGATGGAGTCATTATGGCTAATCAGCAAATAAAAGTAGATTCATGTTCTTTCGCATCTCCTACAATTGTACTTGTTATAGGTGAAAGTGCCAACCGACACCATTCTCAACTGTATGGCTATCCTTTGCCAACAACGCCTTATCAACTTGCCATGAAGAATGGTAAAGATTCGTTAGCAGTGTTTACTAATGTTGTTTCACCATGGAATCTAACGAGTAAAGTGTTCAAGCAAATATTCTCATTGCAATCCGTTGACGAGAAAGGTGATTGGAGTAATTATGTACTCTTTCCTGCGGTGTTTAAAAAAGCAGGGTATCATGTTAGTTTCTTGTCTAATCAATTTCCGTATGGTATTAACTATACACCTGATTGGACGAATAATCTTGTAGGTGGTTTCTTCTTAAATCATCCACAATTAAACAAGCAAATGTTTGATTATAGAAATGTCACGATTCATAACTATGATGAGGACCTATTAAAAGATTATAAAGATATCATTAGCTATAAGAAGCCGCAACTGATAATCTTTCATCTTTTAGGACAGCATTTTCAATACTCATTGCGTTGTAAAAGTAATATGAAGAAGTTTGGAATAAAGGATTATAAACGTATGGACTTGACAGATAAAGAGAAACAAACTATTGCAGACTACGATAATGCAACGCTTTATAATGATTTTGTATTGAACAAGATAGTAGAACAGTTCCGTAACAAGGATGCCATTATAGTCTACTTGTCTGACCATGGAGAGGATTGCTATGGTAAAGATGTAAATATGGCTGGTAGGTTAACTGAAGTTGAACAAATCAATCTCAAGAAGTATCACGAAGAGTTTGAAATACCTTTCTGGATATGGTGTTCGCCTGTATATAAGCAGAAACACCGTAAGATCTTTACGGAAACATTGTTGGCAAGAAATAATAAGTTTATGACAGATGACCTACCACATCTGTTGCTTTATCTGGCTGGAATAAAGATAAAAGACTACTGTGAAGAGAGGAATGTCATCTCTCCAAGTTTCAACAACAATCGTCGTCGTCTTGTTTTGAAGACTATTGACTATGATAAAGCGTTATATCAATAAGATGTTTTTATAGTGCTGTTTGGTAGAGTTGTCCTATATTAGTTATTTATAAAGCATTTTACAGTTTTCTTTATAATAACCAAAACGGGACTCTTTGACAATTTTCAGCTAATGTGTTGTTATTCCGCACATAGCGTGTTGATGCTCCGCACATATTGTGTTGTTGGTTAACACCAATTGTGCTGAGCGCTAAACATCTTGCAAAATGTCACCAAAGTAGCTTCAACTTATTGTTATAAACAAGTTGTACTACAAAGAATTTACTTAATCTACTGGGTCAGTAGCTTATTTCGTAAAGTTGATAAGATACCACTTCAAGGAGATACTATTCTTTCTTTTATCCTATAAGAGTAGAATAATGCAGTTGAAATAAAATTCAATGAATAACTTATGTCTACTTAAACTAACAACTCTTATTTTCTTTTTTCACCCTCCACGATTGGTTTCTGTGCATTCATTTTGTGCAATTTAGATGTGAGATGTTTGTAAAGGCGAGCAACGATTTGAGGATGCGAAGAGGCAAGGTTGTTCTTCTCAGACAGGTCGCTTGATAGATCATATAGTTCTTTTTGACCTGTAAGATACGAATAAATCAATTTCCATTGCCCTTCACGAATGGCACAATTAAGACTGATTCCCAATCCCTCTCCATCCCAAATGTTAGGATAGTTCCATATCAGTTGTCGCTTCTTATCACCTTGTTGTTTACCACGAAGAATAGGTGTAATGTCTTGTCCGTCTATTTTTTGTGGTACATGATAGTTCTTAATTTCAGCCATGGAGAGTAAGGTAGGGTAGAGGTCCTCTATGATGATAGGTGCATGAGAGCGAGTATTTGGTTTTACAATATTGTTCCATTTTACAATAAAGGGAACTCTTATACCTCCTTCATACAGAGAACCTTTACCACTCTTGAGTGGTGCATTCTGAGTGTAAAGTTCTCCATCCCGCCAATAGGATGATGAGGCGAGTCCTCCATTATCGCTCATAAAGATGATGACTGTCTCTCGCTTAAGTCCTGCCTTTGCTACCCAATCCATGAGATCTCCCAAACTTTTATCCATTCCTGCAATCAATGAAGCGTAAGCAGCTTCCTTCTCCGAAAGACCACGTGCACGATACGTAGGGTAAAAACGCATATCTCGATCGATTGGTACGTGCACAGCGTAATGAGACATATAGAGATAGAAAGGTTGGTCGTATTTCTTAGCCTTCTCTAATGATGCTATTGCCTCTTGTGTAAGGGCTTCTGTGGCAAAGATACCAGTACTCCAATAACGTTCCAAGCCTGGAATAGCGAATGGAGATGTGGGTTTGCCATCTTTTGTAAAACCATAGTTACGTTCGCTTAAATAGGTAGCTAATCCACCAGCTGCCGTACCTGTAATGTTTATGTCAAAGCCAAAATGGCACGGATTCTCACCCGGAGTGTCAATAGCTCCCCAGTGTGCTTTTCCGCAATGTATGGTATGATAGCCTGCATTTTTTAGGAGTTGTACAAAGGATATAGCCTTTGTCGTATGTGCGACATTACCGCTTTGCGCAATACCATTATAATTCCAATCAGGTAATGTTACGCCATCTCGTTTCCCATCTGTCATCTTATCGCGATGTAAAGTCCAATTCGTTACCCGATGGCGAGCCATATTCATACCTGTCATCAGACTACATCTGGAGGGCGAACTGATAGGAGTTGCATAAGCATCTGTAAACATCATCCCCTCGGAAGCAAGTCTTTCCATGTTAGGTGTATCGTATTTCCGATTATTGGCAGTAATCGAATCGGCAAAGGGAAGGGATGTGTCCTGCCATCCCATGTCGTCTACCATGAACAAGATAATATTGGGTTGTGTATTTACTTGTTGTGCTTTGGCTGGGAAGGAAATGCCGAGAGCAGCTATTGAACTTGTAACTAATAGGGTAGAAGAGTGCTTTGAATTATATAAGGTATAGTTGTTCATTGTTGTATCAATCATTGATAGGGGTTTTTAGATAGAGTACAAAGTTAAAAAGAAAGTTGCTAATCACCACATAAATATGATGAAGTTCTTAAATTCTTTTGCTATAAAGTTATTGAGAGTGTCCTATAGTAGATGCATGATATGGTTAAACTACCAAATATATAGGGATACATCAAGGATTATAAAGGGAGAAAAGTTTATTTATGGAATATAGTAAATAGGATTCTGGCTGGAATGGTCTTAATAAAAAAAGTCAGACTGCGGACAGTCTGACTTAATTGTATCATTTTTCTAAACAAAGAACGATGGTTATAACCACCTTTATTTTTTTACTGCCCATTGGAATGTACTACATGGTAATCCTACCTCATTCACAAGGTTGGCACGTGTAAAAGGTTGCCATCCATAACGAACATAGAGTGGGCGTGTTACAGAAGACGACTTAACAAGAATTGTGTTAGATGATGTTATTTGTGCTTCTGCTGGATAATAGATGCCATCTGCACCTGCTACCTCAAAGCCAATAAGGCGACTGCCCTTAGCTGATAGTGACTTTGCGTGAATAAACTGCAATTCAATTCCATTGTCTTTTGCTAATACAGAATGACAGATAGGACCATCAGATTCTATGTTGTAGTCATAACTATGGTGTAAAGCCTGTAAGCCAAGTCGCTCACCGACAGGCTTTTTGTTCGTGTAATGTACATCTAAGGAATCACCCACATCTGTTGTAACAGCCATCCAGGTATTACGTAGTCTTGATGCCATACGACGCTGAGAATCGCGGAAACGTGGCCATGAAGGACGATTCAGGCTGGAGAGCTGTACGAAATAAAATGGTAGCTCTGGGTCATGGAAGAAGTTACGCCAACTCTTCTGTAACATTGGGAAGAGACGTTCGTGTAGTTCCATGTTATGTGCATTGGACTCACCTTGGTACCAAACAATTCCCTTGATACTATATCCTTTTAGTGGAAGCATACCAGTCTCGAACATATAGGCTGGTGCATAAGGATGACGTTGCAGTGGGTTCTTACTTACGCTGATGTTTTGCAATGCTCGCTCACGTGCCCATTTCATTCCGAAATCTCCATGATACCAATCACGAAGAATAGCTGGCATACGTTGTTCTAAAGTATGGCGGTCAATCCATGACTCTGTAGTGGTACCACCAACAGCATTACAGATGATACCTACTGGGACCTGCAAACTGTCTGCTAAATTCTTTCCAAAGTGATAAGCTACAGCAGAGAAGCCACCCAAAGATTCTCGAGAGCAGTTACGCCATGGTCCAATATGGAGGTACTGATGACGATTTACAGAGTCGCAAGCATTAGCAGACCATGCTACGGCTGTCGTTGGGTAGATAGCTGACATATTAAAAAGATGTAAGTGTGTCTGACTGTCAGCCTCATTCAAGTCTTGTGTCCTGCTCTGTACAGCATTTACAGGTAACTCCATGTTTGATTGTCCTGAGCAAAGCCACACTTCACCAACGTATATGTCTTTAATAGTAAGCTTTTCTTTCTTCGTACTTATTTGGGCTTTATAAGGTCCACCAGCTTTCTCTGCAGGGAAGGTTACCTTCCACTTTCCTGCATCATTTGTTATAGTTGAAAGCATATGGCCATTGAAGTTGACCTTAACCGTTTCACCTGCATTGGCTTTTCCGCGGAAAACAATAGGCTTGTTGCGCTGAATGACCATGCCATCCGTATACAATGGAGAAAGGGAAAGCCTACCATAGTTGCCTGTTAAGGCTCCATAGACTGTCTCTGCAATAATCTTTGCACCCTCAGCATTCGGGTGAATAGCATCGGCAAGAAGGTCGGGACGACTATATAGAGGTGTGTTTAAGTCAATGAGTGGAACTCGTGTTGCAGTAGCCACTTGTCGTATATGTTTCTGAATCTGTGCATGCCAGTCGCGTGTACCACTCTCAAAACGTGGATGACGCTCAAAGATAGGGGTCATAAGACAAATCCAAATCTTTGCTTTAGGATTCGCCTGACAGAAACTATCAATCAAATGGATGTAATCAGCATTAAATTCTTCACTGTACTCAGGCCAGTTTCGTGGATCGGTATCATTGAGCCCAAGGTGGATAATGACAAGGTCTGCCTTGAAGTTCAAAGCTTCTTGGTACTCTTGTTGGTCGACATAGGGACGATGTCCATGTTGTAGTAGTGTAGTTCCAGAGTGTCCGAAGTTTCTGACTTCATATTTATCTCCTAACAGCTTCTGTAGTTGTGCTGGATAACAATTCTTCTCTCTATCGGTAATTGTCATTCCCCATGTCACACTATTTCCTACACATGCTACCTTGATTTTGCCATCTGCAACAGCAGTCAAAACCATAAGGAGCAGTCCAAACAACACGATTGTTCTTTTCTTCATAATCATTTATTAATGTAGTAATGGAAGGTTTTGCTTTTACTTAATATTTAAGTTATACATAAATTCTTTGCAAAGTTAATTATAATCTATGAATAAAGGAAACACTATGGATTACAAAAACATTTTAATGGGTAAATTATTATACAAAAGGATCGGTAGTGTGATGAAAAAGTATAGACGCGCAACTATTCATATAGCATTACAAAAGGTTATTAATATACAAGTGGAATAACTTAAATTTCTGAACTTTTAAATAACAAAAACCCTTATGAAACAAGAAGTTCGAGACTTATTTAGTTAAAAATAGATTTTGCATAAACATGTGTTCGCACACATCATTATAATGAAAAAATAATCTACTGAAAGTTTGCATGTAACGCGAAAATAATATATCTTTGTAACTGTTATCCTGAAAACAATCTTTTACCTTTAAAAGACTAATACCTATTGAGTAAAGAAAGCGATTACCTGTGAAGGTCATCGCTTTTTCTTTTAGCTCTAATATAGGCTTATGAAATTGTGTGCTTAAGAGGGTAGACTTGCAACTGGGTTTTAGGACTGACCCAAAATAGGGCTCATAAGGTTATAATGGGTAATAAAAAAAGAGC
The Prevotella melaninogenica DNA segment above includes these coding regions:
- a CDS encoding IS1634 family transposase, which gives rise to MHANVQTRFNPATGDMAPYYRIKESYRDVQGHVHSLILLNIGFEPSLTAVQVRKIAYALTERFKNRSTPSLFKEHLDGLTPIEQAKADEWWIRMEKEGGIDRFNKEEQKSLRKYENYIDLETANYTDARNVGAEWLCKQTIDKLQLEGFLRKNGWTENAIHTALSALIVRTVYAVSERSSYYYLRDNSAAAELYSGVPGWTPGINSLYKITDKLYELKEQLEHHLCSITDALFNIDNKLMLFDLTNFYFEGSKRNSNKAKFGRSKEKRSDCKLLVLALCINKEGFIRYSSILEGNTADPKSLPNMIDTLAKRNPSRTKDTLVVMDAGVATEENLELIKKKGYNYLCVSRTKMKDYTLSDDNKSVTVMDARRQKITLKEVKTEDDEDYYLEITSPSKAMTESSMNRVWRERFEMELQRINEGISKKGGTKTYEKVVERTGRAIQKYLLRSNVRTLSERVTWEYYNLIREIECTNRQLKNDLNLRPIYHQKDERSDAHLFFGLLAYWVVNTIRCQLKREGESCYWTEIVRRMSIQKLVTTKGKNPLGETIEMRQCSSPSKQAKQIYDKLNLKHSPFKKNKICRTQSP
- a CDS encoding sulfatase, with product MIDTTMNNYTLYNSKHSSTLLVTSSIAALGISFPAKAQQVNTQPNIILFMVDDMGWQDTSLPFADSITANNRKYDTPNMERLASEGMMFTDAYATPISSPSRCSLMTGMNMARHRVTNWTLHRDKMTDGKRDGVTLPDWNYNGIAQSGNVAHTTKAISFVQLLKNAGYHTIHCGKAHWGAIDTPGENPCHFGFDINITGTAAGGLATYLSERNYGFTKDGKPTSPFAIPGLERYWSTGIFATEALTQEAIASLEKAKKYDQPFYLYMSHYAVHVPIDRDMRFYPTYRARGLSEKEAAYASLIAGMDKSLGDLMDWVAKAGLKRETVIIFMSDNGGLASSSYWRDGELYTQNAPLKSGKGSLYEGGIRVPFIVKWNNIVKPNTRSHAPIIIEDLYPTLLSMAEIKNYHVPQKIDGQDITPILRGKQQGDKKRQLIWNYPNIWDGEGLGISLNCAIREGQWKLIYSYLTGQKELYDLSSDLSEKNNLASSHPQIVARLYKHLTSKLHKMNAQKPIVEGEKRK
- a CDS encoding phosphoethanolamine transferase produces the protein MKQINKTKMKRTFVTKMVKPIEENSLFFMFMLLVGAFTNVSHRNVFGYIELIADVYIICFLLSFCQRTIRQGLVILLSSIIYVVAIIDTCCKTLFDTPITPTMLLLAQETTGREATEFFLQYLNLKLFFSAADIILFLALCHIVMAVKKMKFPTSYLKQPFVTFVLMFTIFVGIALSIYDKVQLYTVKNLSGLEVAVTNGFAHLYHPVERIVYGLYSNHLIAKQVDGVIMANQQIKVDSCSFASPTIVLVIGESANRHHSQLYGYPLPTTPYQLAMKNGKDSLAVFTNVVSPWNLTSKVFKQIFSLQSVDEKGDWSNYVLFPAVFKKAGYHVSFLSNQFPYGINYTPDWTNNLVGGFFLNHPQLNKQMFDYRNVTIHNYDEDLLKDYKDIISYKKPQLIIFHLLGQHFQYSLRCKSNMKKFGIKDYKRMDLTDKEKQTIADYDNATLYNDFVLNKIVEQFRNKDAIIVYLSDHGEDCYGKDVNMAGRLTEVEQINLKKYHEEFEIPFWIWCSPVYKQKHRKIFTETLLARNNKFMTDDLPHLLLYLAGIKIKDYCEERNVISPSFNNNRRRLVLKTIDYDKALYQ
- a CDS encoding GDSL-type esterase/lipase family protein, producing the protein MIMKKRTIVLFGLLLMVLTAVADGKIKVACVGNSVTWGMTITDREKNCYPAQLQKLLGDKYEVRNFGHSGTTLLQHGHRPYVDQQEYQEALNFKADLVIIHLGLNDTDPRNWPEYSEEFNADYIHLIDSFCQANPKAKIWICLMTPIFERHPRFESGTRDWHAQIQKHIRQVATATRVPLIDLNTPLYSRPDLLADAIHPNAEGAKIIAETVYGALTGNYGRLSLSPLYTDGMVIQRNKPIVFRGKANAGETVKVNFNGHMLSTITNDAGKWKVTFPAEKAGGPYKAQISTKKEKLTIKDIYVGEVWLCSGQSNMELPVNAVQSRTQDLNEADSQTHLHLFNMSAIYPTTAVAWSANACDSVNRHQYLHIGPWRNCSRESLGGFSAVAYHFGKNLADSLQVPVGIICNAVGGTTTESWIDRHTLEQRMPAILRDWYHGDFGMKWARERALQNISVSKNPLQRHPYAPAYMFETGMLPLKGYSIKGIVWYQGESNAHNMELHERLFPMLQKSWRNFFHDPELPFYFVQLSSLNRPSWPRFRDSQRRMASRLRNTWMAVTTDVGDSLDVHYTNKKPVGERLGLQALHHSYDYNIESDGPICHSVLAKDNGIELQFIHAKSLSAKGSRLIGFEVAGADGIYYPAEAQITSSNTILVKSSSVTRPLYVRYGWQPFTRANLVNEVGLPCSTFQWAVKK